In a single window of the Gossypium hirsutum isolate 1008001.06 chromosome D02, Gossypium_hirsutum_v2.1, whole genome shotgun sequence genome:
- the LOC107909968 gene encoding vacuolar fusion protein CCZ1 homolog B isoform X1 — MGLSSIGTATEGMQLCVFDLRRGQHEGQELDKILYFFPPDLPFSTQLSVIGLSEGLITFTRIFSPEAACEVIEAERHSHVFYEAEPDIWMVMIVEKSKEPEAIWRIDALREVLKEIHSLFMMFHGSIRALLDKEPGGGLTRAHLYPFIMDYLRACQKLSPLDECCWDFLVGKKLLLPSFRDCLKERRTVQMLTVGREAAIEVQTLVRLLESSAGNAPCSSLILFQDLLVSTTLSPEDTINLFTYAVLRLTPLALSSGARSWSYLRKGNTSSHVTAGSTLAPSGSVSEQFYGSQDTSPAGDNRYRVIRPLQHDKWSKGKDGFLITDIWGVDVGGSDVTTPIVWLQHTEERMYLCAYQYKSLTLILLIPLSSILNGEQGVSAVKQQLLENASLKILKVEEKLSKGWGGENAYHVSGYRYLIVDGNRDISRASPPAKVTTLTKESLLALNRLREEVDAEKSRSKWDNPGRDKDLEVSIRAKNNAWAIARITGGKELYMVLEKANETLLYASDAVEKFSNRYCSGAFSLD; from the exons ATGGGTTTGTCGTCTATTGGCACTGCTACTGAAGGCATGCAACTCTGCGTATTTGATTTGAGAAGAGGCCAACACGAAGGGCAAgaacttgataaaattttatacttcTTTCCTCCTGATTTGCCCTTTTCGACTCAACTCTCTGTGATTGGGCTCAGCGAAGGGCTTATTACATTCACGCG AATTTTCTCTCCGGAGGCTGCTTGCGAGGTTATAGAGGCAGAGAGGCACTCTCATGTCTTTTACGAGGCAGAGCCAGATATTTGGATGGTTATG ATAGTGGAGAAAAGTAAGGAGCCGGAAGCCATATGGCGGATTGATGCATTAAGAGAGGTTCTCAaggaaattcactctcttttcaTGATGTTTCATGGATCTATTAGAGCTTTGCTTGACAAAGAACCTGGCGGAGGACTAACTCGTGCTCATTTATACCCTTTCATCATGGATTATCTAAGag CATGTCAAAAGCTGTCTCCCTTGGATGAGTGCTGCTGGG ATTTTCTGGTTGGGAAGAAACTCCTGTTGCCATCATTCCGTGACTGTTTAAAGGAACGAAGGACTGTACAGATGCTAACTGTAGGACGAGAGGCTGCAATTGAAGTTCAG ACACTTGTCAGACTATTAGAATCTTCTGCTGGTAACGCACCATGCTCCTCGCTCATTTTATTTCAAGACTTGCTCGTGTCCACAACACTTTCTCCT GAGGATACCATAAACTTGTTCACGTATGCGGTTTTAAGGCTAACCCCACTTGCTCTATCCTCTGGAGCAAGGTCATGGTCCTATTTACGCAAGGGAAACACTTCATCACATGTTACTGCTGGATCTACCTTGGCCCCCTCTGGATCTGTTTCAGAACAATTTTATGGTTCACAAGATACTTCTCCTGCTGGAGATAATAGATACCGTGTTATAAGGCCCTTGCAGCATGACAAGTGGTCCAAAGGGAAGGATGGTTTTCTTATCACTGATATTTGGGGTGTGGATGTTGGTGGCTCAGATGTAACCACTCCAATAGTTTGGCTACAGCATACGGAGGAGAGGATGTATCTATGTGCTTATCAGTACAAAAGCCTTACGTTGATCCTTCTTATCCCTCTTTCTTCTATACTTAATGGGGAGCAAGGTGTTTCAGCTGTGAAACAGCAACTTCTTGAAAAT GCCTCACTGAAGattttgaaagttgaagaaaagtTGTCAAAGGGATGGGGTGGAGAGAATGCTTATCATGTCAGTGGGTATCGCTACTTGATAGTGGATGGTAACAGAGACATATCCAGGGCTTCACCCCCAGCAAAGGTTACAACATTAACAAAG GAATCTTTACTTGCCTTAAATAGGCTTAGAGAAGAAGTAGATGCTGAAAAGAGTCGATCAAAATGGGATAATCCAGGTCGTGACAAAGATTTGGAAGTGTCCATTAGAGCGAAAAATAATGCTTGGGCCATTGCTCGTATTACTGGAGGGAAGGAACTTTATATGGTTTTAGAGAAAGCTAATGAAACTCTCCTCTATGCGTCAGATGCTGTTGAGAAATTCAGTAACAG ATATTGCAGTGGAGCATTTTCTTTGGACTAG
- the LOC107909968 gene encoding vacuolar fusion protein CCZ1 homolog B isoform X2 codes for MGLSSIGTATEGMQLCVFDLRRGQHEGQELDKILYFFPPDLPFSTQLSVIGLSEGLITFTRIFSPEAACEVIEAERHSHVFYEAEPDIWMVMIVEKSKEPEAIWRIDALREVLKEIHSLFMMFHGSIRALLDKEPGGGLTRAHLYPFIMDYLRDFLVGKKLLLPSFRDCLKERRTVQMLTVGREAAIEVQTLVRLLESSAGNAPCSSLILFQDLLVSTTLSPEDTINLFTYAVLRLTPLALSSGARSWSYLRKGNTSSHVTAGSTLAPSGSVSEQFYGSQDTSPAGDNRYRVIRPLQHDKWSKGKDGFLITDIWGVDVGGSDVTTPIVWLQHTEERMYLCAYQYKSLTLILLIPLSSILNGEQGVSAVKQQLLENASLKILKVEEKLSKGWGGENAYHVSGYRYLIVDGNRDISRASPPAKVTTLTKESLLALNRLREEVDAEKSRSKWDNPGRDKDLEVSIRAKNNAWAIARITGGKELYMVLEKANETLLYASDAVEKFSNRYCSGAFSLD; via the exons ATGGGTTTGTCGTCTATTGGCACTGCTACTGAAGGCATGCAACTCTGCGTATTTGATTTGAGAAGAGGCCAACACGAAGGGCAAgaacttgataaaattttatacttcTTTCCTCCTGATTTGCCCTTTTCGACTCAACTCTCTGTGATTGGGCTCAGCGAAGGGCTTATTACATTCACGCG AATTTTCTCTCCGGAGGCTGCTTGCGAGGTTATAGAGGCAGAGAGGCACTCTCATGTCTTTTACGAGGCAGAGCCAGATATTTGGATGGTTATG ATAGTGGAGAAAAGTAAGGAGCCGGAAGCCATATGGCGGATTGATGCATTAAGAGAGGTTCTCAaggaaattcactctcttttcaTGATGTTTCATGGATCTATTAGAGCTTTGCTTGACAAAGAACCTGGCGGAGGACTAACTCGTGCTCATTTATACCCTTTCATCATGGATTATCTAAGag ATTTTCTGGTTGGGAAGAAACTCCTGTTGCCATCATTCCGTGACTGTTTAAAGGAACGAAGGACTGTACAGATGCTAACTGTAGGACGAGAGGCTGCAATTGAAGTTCAG ACACTTGTCAGACTATTAGAATCTTCTGCTGGTAACGCACCATGCTCCTCGCTCATTTTATTTCAAGACTTGCTCGTGTCCACAACACTTTCTCCT GAGGATACCATAAACTTGTTCACGTATGCGGTTTTAAGGCTAACCCCACTTGCTCTATCCTCTGGAGCAAGGTCATGGTCCTATTTACGCAAGGGAAACACTTCATCACATGTTACTGCTGGATCTACCTTGGCCCCCTCTGGATCTGTTTCAGAACAATTTTATGGTTCACAAGATACTTCTCCTGCTGGAGATAATAGATACCGTGTTATAAGGCCCTTGCAGCATGACAAGTGGTCCAAAGGGAAGGATGGTTTTCTTATCACTGATATTTGGGGTGTGGATGTTGGTGGCTCAGATGTAACCACTCCAATAGTTTGGCTACAGCATACGGAGGAGAGGATGTATCTATGTGCTTATCAGTACAAAAGCCTTACGTTGATCCTTCTTATCCCTCTTTCTTCTATACTTAATGGGGAGCAAGGTGTTTCAGCTGTGAAACAGCAACTTCTTGAAAAT GCCTCACTGAAGattttgaaagttgaagaaaagtTGTCAAAGGGATGGGGTGGAGAGAATGCTTATCATGTCAGTGGGTATCGCTACTTGATAGTGGATGGTAACAGAGACATATCCAGGGCTTCACCCCCAGCAAAGGTTACAACATTAACAAAG GAATCTTTACTTGCCTTAAATAGGCTTAGAGAAGAAGTAGATGCTGAAAAGAGTCGATCAAAATGGGATAATCCAGGTCGTGACAAAGATTTGGAAGTGTCCATTAGAGCGAAAAATAATGCTTGGGCCATTGCTCGTATTACTGGAGGGAAGGAACTTTATATGGTTTTAGAGAAAGCTAATGAAACTCTCCTCTATGCGTCAGATGCTGTTGAGAAATTCAGTAACAG ATATTGCAGTGGAGCATTTTCTTTGGACTAG